The Solibacillus sp. FSL W7-1464 genome contains a region encoding:
- a CDS encoding DUF4181 domain-containing protein has protein sequence MLIVVVIIAFFGAGLLDLNLRKKYNIPKNEKFMDQYVGIWHFVLEIILCFMFLSYVTINLFDQKTLYSVLFAFIMILFIVRGLLEFWFRREKRRHIISFTYVGLCAICSIAIAIIM, from the coding sequence GTGTTAATTGTAGTAGTCATCATCGCATTTTTTGGGGCAGGTTTACTCGATTTAAACTTACGCAAAAAATATAACATCCCAAAAAACGAGAAATTTATGGATCAGTATGTGGGGATTTGGCATTTCGTCTTGGAAATCATCCTATGCTTCATGTTTTTATCGTATGTAACTATTAATCTATTTGACCAAAAAACATTATATTCTGTATTGTTTGCGTTCATTATGATTTTGTTTATAGTTCGCGGATTATTGGAGTTTTGGTTTAGAAGAGAAAAGCGCCGTCATATTATTTCATTTACGTATGTAGGGCTTTGTGCAATTTGCAGTATCGCGATTGCCATCATTATGTAA
- the abc-f gene encoding ribosomal protection-like ABC-F family protein: MQLKAENITKIIGGNTIFKELSFEMNAGERIAVVGRNGSGKTTLFKVLAGIEKPDEGRIIKLKSQTIGYLHQIPRYTDLSVFDVLSKAFAELHVIKDRLSQLEMKMATDLSEKILNQYGELQEHYLAKGGYEIEAKIASIANGLAISKLLEQPFHALSGGEKTKVMLAQILLRQPDILLLDEPTNHLDLAATQWLEDYLQYFKGTVVVISHDRMFLNKIVHYVAEIEDGQIWVSKGNYNQYIKNKEAKIAQQFAAYEEQQKKIQKMKEAIRRLRQWANEASPPNPDLYRKAKVMEKMLARMETVKKPKTERQMNLQLKTEDRTGKEVFMLKNISHGFEQDFLFMNVQLSVHFQDRIAIVGNNGTGKSTLLKILLGEIAPIDGDAIQGSNLKIGYLAQQFDQFNGKQRLIDAFREQVSLTEYDARHMLAQFLFYGHDVFKKVDQLSGGEKMRLRLAQLMVQKCNVLVLDEPTNHLDIESREALEEALGNFEGTILAISHDRYFLQKLFTRTAWLENQQLTVHEGPFEWAQSKQKELSK; the protein is encoded by the coding sequence ATGCAGTTGAAAGCAGAAAACATAACGAAAATTATCGGTGGCAACACCATTTTTAAGGAACTTTCCTTTGAAATGAATGCCGGTGAACGTATCGCAGTCGTCGGTCGAAACGGCAGCGGGAAAACGACTTTATTTAAAGTGCTGGCAGGCATTGAAAAACCCGATGAGGGGCGAATCATAAAATTGAAAAGTCAGACAATCGGCTACTTGCATCAAATTCCCCGATACACGGATCTATCAGTTTTTGATGTATTGTCAAAAGCATTCGCCGAATTACATGTTATTAAAGATCGTCTGTCTCAGTTGGAAATGAAGATGGCAACTGATTTATCCGAGAAGATTTTAAATCAATATGGCGAGCTGCAAGAGCACTATTTAGCAAAAGGCGGCTACGAAATCGAAGCAAAAATTGCATCGATTGCCAATGGACTCGCAATTTCAAAGCTATTGGAGCAACCTTTTCATGCACTGAGCGGTGGGGAAAAGACAAAGGTAATGCTCGCTCAAATTTTACTCCGGCAGCCGGATATTTTACTGTTGGATGAACCGACAAATCATTTGGATCTTGCTGCAACACAATGGCTTGAAGACTATTTGCAATACTTTAAAGGTACCGTTGTTGTGATCTCGCATGACCGGATGTTTTTAAATAAAATTGTTCACTATGTGGCAGAAATTGAAGATGGGCAGATTTGGGTGAGTAAAGGTAACTATAATCAGTACATTAAAAATAAAGAGGCAAAAATAGCACAGCAGTTTGCGGCATATGAAGAACAGCAAAAAAAGATTCAAAAAATGAAAGAAGCGATTCGCCGATTACGACAATGGGCGAATGAAGCGTCACCTCCGAATCCCGATCTATACCGTAAAGCGAAAGTAATGGAGAAAATGCTGGCACGAATGGAAACCGTCAAAAAGCCAAAAACCGAGCGCCAGATGAATTTACAGTTGAAAACTGAAGACCGGACAGGAAAAGAAGTGTTTATGCTGAAAAACATTTCCCACGGATTTGAGCAGGATTTTTTATTTATGAATGTACAGTTATCGGTACATTTTCAAGATCGAATCGCGATTGTCGGGAATAATGGAACAGGTAAATCCACATTGTTAAAAATCCTATTAGGGGAAATTGCGCCTATAGATGGCGATGCAATACAGGGAAGTAATTTAAAAATCGGTTACCTTGCACAGCAGTTTGACCAATTTAACGGCAAACAGCGTCTTATTGATGCATTCCGTGAGCAAGTGTCATTAACGGAATACGATGCGCGGCATATGCTTGCCCAATTTTTATTTTACGGTCATGATGTATTTAAAAAAGTGGATCAACTAAGCGGTGGGGAGAAAATGAGACTTCGATTAGCTCAGTTAATGGTTCAGAAATGCAATGTTCTTGTTTTGGATGAACCGACAAACCATCTTGATATTGAGTCGAGGGAAGCACTTGAAGAAGCATTGGGGAACTTTGAAGGAACCATACTAGCGATTAGCCATGACCGCTATTTTCTTCAAAAACTATTTACGAGAACGGCTTGGCTGGAAAATCAGCAGCTTACCGTGCATGAAGGTCCATTTGAATGGGCACAGTCGAAACAAAAGGAGTTAAGCAAATGA
- a CDS encoding D-serine ammonia-lyase — translation MNQQILNLDALKERFPLIEKLQSEQYVFWENENAEKGRQLSEQVTLDMIQDAENRLKRFSSYIKVAFPMTKFSDGIIESEFKEIAAMKKLIEGRRGFNIPGKLMLKCDHALPIAGSIKARGGIYEVLSHAEKLAIDAGMITEQDDYAKFHSEEFRQFFSQYKIAVGSTGNLGLSIGIISAQLGFRVTVHMSIEAKEWKKELLREKGVEVIEYESDYTSAVENGRQVAEKDPACHFVDDENSIDLFLGYSVAGLRLKEQLQQAKIKVDANHPLFVYLPCGVGGAPGGIAYSLKQIYGEQIHIFFAEPFASPCMLLGLMTGLHDKISVNDIGLSNQTEADGLAVGRPSRFVGTLMESVISGCYTVDDSFLFRSLKGMFETENIFMEPSAHAGVYGPIELMMQGTSYIEKHGLTDKMENATHIIWSTGGDLVPEELRQQYLQSEI, via the coding sequence ATGAATCAGCAAATATTAAATTTAGACGCACTAAAAGAGCGCTTTCCATTAATTGAAAAGCTGCAATCCGAACAATACGTTTTTTGGGAAAATGAAAATGCAGAGAAAGGAAGGCAGTTATCTGAACAAGTAACGCTTGATATGATTCAAGACGCAGAAAATAGATTAAAGCGTTTTTCTTCTTATATAAAGGTCGCATTTCCGATGACGAAATTTTCAGACGGTATTATTGAATCGGAATTTAAAGAAATTGCTGCGATGAAAAAACTCATAGAAGGACGACGCGGTTTTAATATTCCCGGAAAACTAATGCTTAAATGTGATCATGCATTACCGATCGCCGGTTCAATTAAAGCGCGTGGCGGTATATATGAAGTGTTAAGCCATGCCGAAAAGCTGGCAATTGATGCAGGTATGATAACAGAACAAGATGATTACGCAAAATTCCATAGTGAAGAATTTCGCCAATTTTTTAGCCAATATAAAATAGCGGTCGGATCAACTGGTAATTTAGGCCTGAGTATCGGTATTATTAGCGCACAGCTTGGTTTCCGGGTAACGGTGCATATGTCGATAGAGGCAAAAGAGTGGAAAAAAGAACTGCTGCGTGAAAAAGGGGTAGAAGTGATCGAATACGAATCTGACTACACGTCTGCCGTGGAAAACGGCCGCCAAGTAGCAGAAAAAGATCCCGCATGCCATTTCGTTGATGATGAAAATTCAATCGATCTGTTTTTAGGATATTCAGTTGCCGGTTTACGCCTGAAAGAACAGCTACAGCAAGCAAAAATAAAAGTCGATGCGAATCATCCGCTATTTGTTTATCTGCCTTGCGGGGTTGGGGGAGCGCCCGGAGGAATTGCCTACTCTTTAAAACAAATTTACGGTGAACAGATTCATATTTTCTTTGCGGAACCATTTGCATCACCATGTATGCTTTTAGGATTGATGACAGGTTTGCATGACAAAATCAGTGTGAATGATATTGGGTTGTCCAACCAGACAGAAGCTGACGGATTGGCGGTAGGACGTCCTTCACGATTTGTCGGAACATTGATGGAATCCGTTATAAGCGGATGTTATACTGTGGATGACAGCTTTTTATTTAGAAGTTTAAAAGGTATGTTTGAGACGGAAAACATTTTTATGGAACCTTCAGCGCATGCAGGTGTGTATGGTCCGATTGAATTAATGATGCAGGGGACATCATACATCGAAAAGCATGGGCTTACAGATAAAATGGAAAACGCCACACATATTATTTGGTCAACAGGCGGTGATTTAGTGCCTGAAGAATTACGCCAGCAGTATTTACAATCAGAGATATAG
- a CDS encoding thiolase family protein, giving the protein MREAVIVAATRTPVGRRNGVLANVRADDLAADVLEDVVKRAGIEKALVEDVIFGCVTQTLEQGGNIARMAALMAGFPIEVPGVTIDRQCGSSLQAVHFAAQAIIAGDMDIVIAGGIESMSRVPMGSNMEGTRKSERIKNYELIHQGLSAERIAEQWQLTEQEINEYSVLSQQRATQAIEAGYFDDEIVAIGDVDTDEGPRPGTTVEVLQGLRKLFKEEGVISAGTSSQMSDGASAVLLMSSEKAQELGVKPMAKIIARTVVGSDPTLMLTGPIEATIRVLEKANLTIDDMDTYEVNEAFAPVPIVWAKELGADLEKLNPDGGAIALGHPLGATGTKLLTTMLYRMERNNQRYGLLAICEGMGMANATIIERI; this is encoded by the coding sequence ATGAGAGAAGCCGTTATCGTCGCTGCAACACGAACACCGGTAGGCAGAAGAAATGGTGTTTTGGCAAATGTACGGGCAGATGATTTAGCTGCAGATGTACTGGAGGATGTAGTAAAGCGTGCGGGAATAGAAAAGGCACTTGTGGAGGATGTGATTTTTGGCTGTGTTACCCAAACATTGGAACAAGGCGGAAATATCGCACGAATGGCTGCGTTGATGGCAGGCTTTCCGATTGAGGTGCCCGGTGTAACGATTGACCGGCAATGCGGCTCGAGTTTACAGGCAGTTCATTTTGCGGCACAGGCGATTATAGCAGGTGATATGGATATTGTTATCGCAGGTGGTATTGAAAGCATGAGCCGTGTACCGATGGGATCGAATATGGAGGGCACGCGTAAAAGTGAACGTATCAAAAACTATGAGTTGATCCACCAAGGGTTGTCCGCAGAGCGTATCGCTGAACAATGGCAGTTAACAGAACAGGAAATTAATGAATATTCTGTTCTGAGTCAGCAGCGTGCCACTCAGGCAATTGAAGCAGGCTATTTTGATGATGAGATTGTAGCGATCGGTGATGTAGATACTGATGAGGGCCCAAGACCGGGAACAACCGTCGAAGTTCTGCAAGGCTTAAGAAAGCTGTTTAAAGAAGAGGGAGTTATTTCTGCAGGAACTTCATCTCAAATGAGTGATGGTGCATCAGCGGTACTCTTGATGTCGAGTGAAAAAGCGCAGGAACTTGGTGTGAAACCGATGGCGAAAATCATTGCGCGCACTGTCGTAGGTTCTGATCCTACACTTATGCTGACAGGTCCGATTGAAGCGACAATACGTGTCCTTGAAAAGGCAAACTTAACGATTGATGATATGGATACGTACGAAGTGAATGAAGCTTTTGCACCTGTACCGATTGTCTGGGCAAAAGAGCTTGGTGCGGATCTGGAAAAACTGAATCCCGACGGAGGTGCGATTGCACTAGGTCATCCGCTTGGCGCAACAGGAACAAAATTATTAACGACGATGCTTTACCGCATGGAACGTAATAACCAGCGCTACGGCTTGCTTGCGATTTGTGAAGGTATGGGCATGGCCAATGCAACAATTATTGAGAGAATTTAA
- a CDS encoding ASCH domain-containing protein, with the protein MNQIEAYWQYFCNSEGMKNIHYKEAFQFGEKADWLAGLVLDGVKGATCSSFPLYELEGERLPEIGDYQIVLNSQDDPVAIIQSYSIEIYPFNEVPVDFALAEGEGTYAEWKEAHVAFFSRELSEQGLEFTEEMLTVCDRFKKVFPK; encoded by the coding sequence ATGAATCAAATCGAAGCCTATTGGCAGTATTTTTGTAATTCGGAAGGTATGAAAAATATTCATTATAAAGAAGCATTTCAATTTGGGGAAAAAGCAGATTGGCTTGCGGGACTTGTATTGGATGGCGTCAAAGGAGCAACTTGTTCAAGCTTTCCATTGTATGAACTGGAAGGAGAAAGATTACCGGAAATCGGGGACTATCAGATTGTTTTAAACAGTCAGGATGATCCGGTTGCGATCATCCAATCCTATTCCATTGAAATATACCCATTCAATGAAGTACCGGTTGATTTTGCGTTAGCAGAAGGAGAGGGGACTTATGCCGAGTGGAAGGAAGCGCATGTCGCGTTTTTTAGCAGAGAACTGTCCGAACAAGGTCTTGAATTTACCGAAGAAATGCTGACAGTTTGTGACCGCTTCAAAAAAGTTTTTCCTAAATGA
- a CDS encoding YaiI/YqxD family protein, protein MLQLLIDADACPVVDLALFISSRYEIRPILFCDTSHRMERDGAKTIIVDKGPDSVDFKLLSVLKRGDIVITGDYGLAAMCIAKGGIVITHNGKKLTSDNIDQLLAFRFESAKIRRAGGRTKGPKKRTEENNLAFETKFRQICERAIFEKEES, encoded by the coding sequence ATTTTACAACTATTAATTGATGCAGATGCATGCCCAGTTGTTGATTTAGCGCTGTTTATTTCATCTCGATATGAGATAAGACCAATCTTGTTCTGCGATACATCACATCGAATGGAACGAGATGGTGCAAAAACAATTATTGTTGACAAAGGACCAGATTCGGTTGATTTTAAGCTCTTAAGTGTCTTAAAGCGAGGAGATATTGTCATAACAGGTGATTATGGCCTTGCTGCGATGTGTATTGCAAAAGGTGGAATTGTCATTACTCATAACGGTAAAAAACTGACGTCTGACAACATAGACCAACTGTTGGCTTTTCGATTTGAAAGTGCGAAAATAAGACGTGCAGGGGGACGTACGAAAGGTCCTAAAAAACGCACAGAAGAAAATAATTTGGCTTTTGAAACAAAATTTCGACAAATTTGTGAACGTGCGATTTTTGAGAAGGAGGAATCATAA
- a CDS encoding universal stress protein: MLKTYNNIVVAIDFSEKAKIAFERGMNVARLTDATLNLVSVIDTHSFGSVEAYDLKYAKALKEKTLDQLKEYKVIAEQAGVKNVQVSVEEGSPKAVLTNLTDADLIIIGATGLNRAERFLLGSVSENVVRSANCDVLVVR; this comes from the coding sequence ATGCTAAAAACGTATAATAATATTGTTGTAGCAATAGACTTTTCAGAAAAAGCAAAAATTGCCTTTGAGCGTGGTATGAACGTTGCTCGATTGACGGATGCGACATTGAATCTAGTGAGTGTAATTGATACACATTCATTCGGATCAGTGGAAGCATATGATTTAAAGTATGCAAAGGCTCTAAAGGAAAAAACTCTTGATCAGTTAAAGGAATACAAAGTTATAGCAGAACAGGCCGGCGTTAAAAATGTACAAGTATCCGTTGAAGAAGGGTCTCCTAAAGCGGTATTGACGAACTTGACAGATGCCGATCTGATCATTATCGGAGCAACTGGTTTAAACCGTGCCGAACGCTTCTTACTCGGATCTGTATCGGAAAATGTTGTACGCAGCGCCAATTGTGATGTTCTCGTAGTACGTTAA
- the gdhA gene encoding NADP-specific glutamate dehydrogenase: MTTMTTTSNAQQYVDGVFEKLKAKNSNQLEFLQAAEEIFLSLVPVFEQHPEYIQHNILERIVEPDRIISFRVAWQDDQNQVQVNRGYRVQYNNVIGPYKGGLRFHPTVNESIMKFLAFEQIFKNALTGQPIGGGKGGSDFNPKGKSNAEIMRFCQAFMTELYRYVGPDVDVPAGDIGVGSREVGFLWGQYKRIRGAYEAGVLTGKKPGYGGSLARTEATGYGLVYFVEEMLRDAKLSINEKTVVVSGSGNVAIYAIEKAQHFGAKVVACSDSAGYIYDPEGIDLKIVKRLKEVEGKRIKEYVNYRPNAIYTEGCDGIWTIPCDIALPCATQNEINGEQARTLIANGVKVVAEGANMPSNLDAINEFLASDVLFGPGKAANAGGVAVSALEMAQNSGRNYWSFQEVDEKLHGIMKSIFKESSDAAKKYGYEGNLVVGSNIAGFIKVANGMLVEGVY; this comes from the coding sequence ATGACGACAATGACAACAACGAGTAACGCACAGCAATATGTTGATGGTGTGTTTGAAAAATTAAAAGCAAAAAACTCAAATCAATTGGAATTCCTGCAAGCAGCAGAAGAAATTTTCCTTTCTTTAGTACCTGTATTCGAACAACATCCTGAATACATTCAACATAATATTTTAGAACGTATCGTTGAGCCGGACAGAATCATCTCTTTCCGTGTAGCTTGGCAAGATGATCAAAACCAAGTACAAGTAAACCGCGGGTACCGTGTTCAATATAATAACGTTATCGGGCCATATAAAGGTGGTTTACGCTTCCATCCTACTGTAAACGAATCAATTATGAAATTTTTAGCCTTTGAACAAATTTTCAAAAACGCTTTAACTGGTCAACCGATCGGCGGCGGTAAAGGCGGTTCCGACTTTAATCCAAAAGGTAAATCAAATGCAGAAATTATGCGCTTCTGCCAAGCATTCATGACAGAATTATACCGTTATGTCGGTCCGGATGTCGATGTTCCGGCCGGAGATATTGGTGTAGGTTCACGTGAAGTCGGTTTTTTATGGGGTCAATATAAGCGAATCCGGGGTGCATATGAAGCAGGTGTTTTAACAGGTAAAAAACCTGGCTACGGAGGATCATTGGCGCGTACAGAAGCAACAGGATACGGTTTAGTATACTTTGTTGAAGAAATGCTGCGTGATGCAAAACTTTCAATTAACGAAAAAACGGTTGTTGTTTCAGGTTCTGGTAATGTAGCAATTTATGCAATTGAAAAAGCTCAGCACTTTGGAGCAAAAGTAGTTGCCTGCTCCGACTCTGCAGGCTACATCTACGATCCGGAAGGCATTGATTTAAAAATTGTTAAACGGTTAAAAGAAGTTGAAGGGAAGCGTATTAAAGAATATGTAAATTATCGTCCAAATGCTATTTATACAGAAGGCTGTGACGGTATCTGGACAATTCCATGTGATATCGCTCTTCCATGTGCAACTCAAAATGAAATTAACGGTGAACAGGCCCGCACTTTAATTGCTAATGGCGTAAAAGTCGTTGCAGAAGGTGCTAATATGCCATCGAATTTAGATGCAATCAATGAATTTTTAGCAAGCGATGTATTATTCGGTCCTGGTAAAGCAGCAAATGCAGGCGGTGTTGCTGTATCTGCACTTGAAATGGCTCAAAATTCAGGCCGTAACTACTGGTCATTCCAGGAAGTTGATGAAAAACTTCACGGTATTATGAAATCAATTTTCAAAGAAAGTTCGGATGCAGCGAAAAAATATGGCTATGAAGGCAATTTAGTTGTCGGTTCAAACATTGCCGGCTTCATTAAAGTAGCGAACGGTATGCTTGTAGAAGGCGTTTATTAA
- a CDS encoding RAxF-45 family protein: MKKLAIETGVKVDTAMYFARVITFKFGSNGIGVSFFRQFKNNA; encoded by the coding sequence ATGAAGAAGTTAGCGATCGAGACAGGTGTAAAAGTGGATACAGCTATGTATTTTGCACGTGTCATTACTTTTAAATTTGGGTCTAACGGGATAGGTGTGTCCTTTTTTAGACAATTTAAAAATAATGCGTAG
- a CDS encoding squalene/phytoene synthase family protein, with protein sequence MSNKALQKDAMRVLKETSRTFYIPITFLDKELKLTVAAAYLAMRAIDEIEDHEDVSNEMKNATLLKVAELLKAPAFDNNAYLDALAPVKDKMPEVTLRLADWLEVCPQGAFPIVTSATSEMAEGMAKWALANWQVHTKEDLDDYTYYVAGLVGVMLSELWEWSAGTKTDRELAIGYGRGLQAVNILRNEQEDLDERGVSFVPDGWTRAELFAYAEENLAKADLYMKDLDKRSIKLFCRLPLALAHKTLQAMRDGREKMSRSEVEATVEEIQAD encoded by the coding sequence ATGTCGAATAAAGCTTTACAAAAAGATGCGATGCGCGTTTTAAAAGAAACGAGCCGCACATTTTATATCCCCATTACTTTTTTAGATAAAGAATTAAAATTAACGGTTGCTGCAGCGTATTTAGCGATGCGGGCAATTGATGAAATTGAAGATCATGAAGATGTTTCCAATGAAATGAAAAATGCGACATTATTAAAAGTAGCAGAATTGCTGAAAGCCCCTGCTTTTGATAATAATGCTTACCTTGATGCACTGGCACCTGTAAAGGACAAAATGCCTGAAGTAACGCTTCGTTTAGCTGACTGGCTGGAAGTTTGTCCTCAAGGAGCATTCCCGATTGTCACTTCAGCGACGAGCGAAATGGCAGAAGGGATGGCAAAATGGGCACTCGCAAATTGGCAAGTGCATACGAAAGAAGACTTGGACGACTATACATATTATGTGGCTGGCTTAGTCGGTGTCATGCTTTCGGAGCTTTGGGAATGGAGCGCCGGCACGAAAACAGACCGTGAACTGGCAATCGGCTACGGTCGCGGTTTGCAGGCAGTAAATATTTTACGTAACGAGCAGGAAGATTTGGATGAGCGCGGTGTCAGCTTCGTACCTGATGGCTGGACGCGTGCTGAACTATTTGCTTATGCGGAGGAAAACTTGGCAAAGGCCGACCTTTATATGAAAGATTTAGACAAACGTTCGATTAAATTATTCTGTAGACTGCCTTTAGCATTGGCACATAAAACATTGCAGGCCATGAGAGATGGACGAGAAAAAATGTCCCGCTCAGAAGTTGAAGCAACAGTAGAAGAAATCCAGGCAGATTAA
- a CDS encoding LTA synthase family protein has translation MKNLVKNKSLLNNFLGIFVLAVLMLWAKTYITQLTQFKLGVEGPLQQFLLLINPLGSALLFLSVAFLFKGKRKLTVLIIIYTLMTILLFANAVYYRFFSDFITLPTISQTQNFGDLGGSVLTLLKPYDVLFFADIFVLLYIRFSKKINFQSGKIGFKMPAAVMAAAIVLSIVNLQLAEADRPDLLSRGFDRSYIVKYLGMYNYSIYDSVKTFEASSERASADSSDIAEIINYTNSFSAGPNEKYFGKAKDMNVIYLHLESMQSFLIDYELEGEQVTPFLNSLVKNENTMYFDNFYHQTAQGKTSDAEFMLENSLFGLPQGSAFITKGQNTFEAAPSILKDYGYTSAVFHGNNGSFWNRNIIYNQFGYDEFFDESSYDTADSKNMAEYGLMDKPFFEQSESLLETLPQPFYTKFITVAHHFPYKIDQDLVSIGKATTGDASVDNYFQTARYADEAIEQFFAYLKESGLYENTMIVMYGDHYGISDNHNKAMEQIIGEEVTPVVNADLQRVPLFIHVPGMEGGVNHTYGGQIDLLPTVLHLLGVETKNNIHFGTDLLSEEHSEIVPFRNGNFVSPTIYSLDGKYYNPKSGEALDESKVETADKLKAMVEEKLHYSDKVVNGDLLRFHSKDGSIKE, from the coding sequence GTGAAAAACTTAGTAAAAAATAAAAGCTTATTAAACAATTTCCTAGGGATTTTCGTTCTGGCTGTATTAATGCTATGGGCGAAAACTTATATTACACAACTAACGCAGTTTAAGCTGGGCGTTGAAGGACCACTCCAGCAGTTTCTTTTATTGATTAACCCATTAGGATCTGCGCTATTATTTTTATCAGTTGCTTTTCTGTTTAAAGGAAAGAGAAAACTGACGGTCTTGATCATCATCTATACATTGATGACAATTCTCTTATTTGCAAATGCTGTATATTATCGCTTCTTCAGTGATTTTATTACGCTTCCTACAATCTCTCAAACACAAAATTTCGGGGATTTAGGCGGCAGTGTTTTAACATTATTAAAACCTTATGATGTATTATTTTTTGCGGATATTTTCGTGTTGCTATATATTCGTTTTTCAAAGAAAATTAATTTCCAATCCGGCAAAATCGGATTCAAAATGCCTGCAGCTGTTATGGCAGCGGCAATTGTATTGTCTATTGTTAACTTACAATTAGCTGAAGCAGACCGCCCGGATTTATTGAGCCGAGGCTTTGACCGCAGTTATATCGTAAAATATTTAGGTATGTACAATTATTCTATTTATGATTCTGTTAAAACGTTTGAAGCGTCTTCAGAGCGGGCTTCAGCTGACAGCAGTGATATTGCGGAAATTATTAACTATACAAATTCATTTTCAGCCGGGCCAAACGAGAAGTACTTTGGTAAAGCGAAAGATATGAATGTTATTTACTTACATTTGGAATCCATGCAGTCGTTTTTGATTGATTATGAACTTGAGGGCGAACAAGTAACACCGTTTTTAAATTCATTAGTTAAAAATGAAAACACAATGTATTTCGATAACTTTTATCATCAAACAGCGCAGGGGAAAACTTCCGATGCTGAATTTATGTTAGAGAATTCATTATTCGGATTGCCACAAGGTTCGGCCTTTATTACGAAAGGACAAAATACGTTTGAAGCCGCACCATCGATTTTAAAAGATTATGGCTATACGTCTGCAGTGTTCCACGGAAATAATGGCAGCTTCTGGAACCGAAATATTATTTACAACCAGTTTGGCTATGACGAATTTTTTGATGAAAGTTCATATGATACTGCCGATTCGAAAAATATGGCGGAGTACGGTTTAATGGATAAACCATTTTTCGAGCAGTCAGAAAGCCTGCTTGAAACATTGCCGCAGCCATTCTATACAAAATTCATAACAGTTGCCCATCACTTCCCATACAAGATTGACCAGGATTTAGTGTCGATCGGTAAGGCGACAACAGGCGATGCAAGTGTCGATAATTATTTCCAGACAGCTCGATATGCCGACGAAGCGATTGAACAGTTCTTTGCCTATTTAAAAGAATCCGGTCTTTATGAAAATACAATGATTGTGATGTACGGTGACCATTACGGGATTTCCGATAACCACAATAAAGCGATGGAACAAATTATTGGTGAAGAAGTTACACCTGTTGTAAATGCAGATTTACAGCGTGTACCGCTATTTATTCATGTACCGGGCATGGAAGGTGGCGTTAACCATACGTATGGCGGCCAAATAGACCTTCTTCCGACAGTACTGCATTTACTTGGTGTTGAAACGAAAAACAATATTCATTTTGGTACAGACCTGCTTTCTGAAGAGCATAGCGAAATCGTGCCGTTCAGAAACGGTAATTTTGTCAGCCCGACGATCTATTCATTGGACGGCAAATACTACAATCCGAAGTCAGGTGAAGCGCTCGATGAGTCGAAAGTGGAAACAGCAGATAAATTAAAAGCGATGGTAGAAGAAAAACTTCACTATTCCGATAAAGTTGTAAATGGGGATTTATTGCGCTTCCATTCAAAAGACGGAAGCATAAAAGAGTAA